A DNA window from Trichomycterus rosablanca isolate fTriRos1 chromosome 11, fTriRos1.hap1, whole genome shotgun sequence contains the following coding sequences:
- the si:ch211-195m9.3 gene encoding galaxin: MEGLSQNVSKCCGSKAINPLNQICCQKRILNKTSAQSICCGAEQYEEKTHLCCGNNMVIHKKLNPSDRCCGDKMYSKEQHCNTSSLPEHQEKHHRCDAKKANQACSQNEDYRWEEDECHICCSGILKRRSDLTVCCGTHVYQLSEKNVLCCDGVLHRNQPVGSKCIGGSTYSPNNYTVCNKHAHLPAGQQCCGKDTFDPLEKICCNEHSHAKYNNGKLMSCCGSHAYDPSEHKCCAGHLHPTTDPKAECCGSVLLTDLSEQRCCSSDEKALVYKTQINHSCCGHWYYNVTLWSCCVQQLIPGPQNNSVKGFLSLRPPTDYSISTICNNKVFVGTVQSEAVKKTRREIVLTDVMNVRDTRVIFKNNTLIVEDLDHCSLPLLKKGGTYLWKETSDMTYEPMSTVGDLASVLHTLLNLCSSNN, translated from the exons ATGGAAGGACTGAGTCAAAATGTGTCCAAGTGCTGTGGATCTAAAGCCATCAACCCTCTGAATCAGATTTGCTGCCAGAAACGAATCCTGAACAAAACCAGTGCTCAGTCGATTTGCTGTGGTGCAG AGCAATATGAAGAGAAGACTCATCTGTGCTGTGGAAATAACATGGTTATCCACAAGAAACTAAACCCATCAGACAGGTGCTGTGGAGATAAGATGTACAGCAAGGAGCAACACTGCA ATACATCGAGTTTGCCAGAACACCA GGAGAAACATCACCGGTGTGACGCAAAAAAAGCCAATCAag CTTGCTCACAGAATGAGGACTATAGATGGGAAGAGGACGAGTGCCATATATGTTGTTCGGGGATACTCAAAAGGAGATCTGATCTTACAGTC TGCTGTGGTACACATGTGTACCAGCTGTCGGAGAAGAACGTACTGTGTTGTGACGGAGTGCTGCATCGTAACCAACCTGTCGGTTCCAAATGTATAGGAGGGAGCACATACTCTCCTAACAATTACACTGTCTGCAACAAACATGCACACCTACCGGCAGGACAGCAGTGCTGTGGAAAAGACACGTTCGACCCTCTGGAGAAGATCTGCTGCAATGAACACAG TCATGCAAAGTACAATAACGGGAAGCTCATGTCCTGCTGTGGTTCTCACGCCTACGATCCCAGTGAACACAAATGCTGCGCGGGTCACCTCCACCCAACGACCGACCCGAAGGCCGAATGCTGTGGTTCTGTCCTGCTGACCGATCTGTCAGAGCAGAGGTGCTGTAGCTCAGATGAAAAAGCTCTGGTGTATAAGACTCAGATAAATCATTCCTGCTGCGGACACTGGTACTACAACGTCACACTGTGGAGCTGCTGCGTCCAGCAACTGATTCCCGGACCACAAAACAACAGTGTGAAAG GTTTCCTCTCTCTTCGACCCCCTACTGACTACAGCATATCTACCATCTGCAACAATAAAG tattTGTAGGGACAGTGCAAAGTGAAGCGGTGAAAAAGACCAGACGTGAGATAGTGTTGACGGATGTGATGAACGTTCGGGACACCCGTGTAATCTTTAAAAACAACACCCTGATAGTCGAGGACCTGGATCACtgcagcctccctctcctgaagAAAGGCGGAACCTATCTGTGGAAAGAGACCAGCGATATGACGTACGAGCCCATGTCCACTGTGGGTGACCTGGCCTCGGTCCTCCACACCCTCTTaaacctctgcagcagtaacaactAA